A single region of the Parasphingorhabdus litoris DSM 22379 genome encodes:
- a CDS encoding HU family DNA-binding protein, translated as MNKQDLISSVADHSGLSKSDAGKAVDAVFDSITGSLKSGNEVRLVGFGTFSTSKRKASTGRNPRTGEPMQIPASTQAKFKAGKGLKDAVNK; from the coding sequence ATGAATAAACAGGATCTTATCAGTAGCGTTGCAGATCACAGTGGTCTCAGCAAAAGCGATGCCGGCAAAGCCGTTGACGCAGTTTTCGATTCCATCACAGGTTCACTGAAGAGCGGAAATGAAGTCCGTCTCGTCGGTTTTGGAACATTTTCTACATCAAAGCGTAAAGCTTCTACAGGCCGTAACCCACGCACGGGTGAGCCAATGCAGATTCCTGCATCTACACAAGCAAAATTCAAAGCCGGCAAGGGCTTGAAGGACGCCGTTAATAAATAA
- a CDS encoding DoxX family protein — MIYWTSTSLISLYLFASSASYLFHQPTMAGIRDLGFPDFFRIELAILKIAAGIVILLPFTPDPMKEWAYAGITLFLLTAIIAHHAHGDPVILNIINLLIFIVLGVSYTSRMSSLP, encoded by the coding sequence ATGATTTACTGGACTTCTACATCTCTAATCAGCCTGTATCTCTTTGCTAGTTCTGCATCCTATCTGTTTCATCAGCCAACGATGGCGGGCATCCGCGATTTGGGTTTCCCCGATTTCTTCCGTATCGAACTGGCCATCCTAAAAATTGCTGCCGGGATCGTAATTCTATTACCCTTTACACCGGATCCAATGAAAGAATGGGCCTATGCGGGAATTACACTATTCCTTTTGACTGCGATCATCGCTCATCATGCACATGGCGACCCGGTAATCTTAAATATCATCAACCTGCTCATCTTCATTGTGCTCGGCGTTTCGTATACCAGTCGCATGTCGTCGTTACCTTGA
- a CDS encoding YbaB/EbfC family nucleoid-associated protein — protein sequence MKSMEEMIKAAQEAAQTVQTQMEEAQSKLDSIEVEGKSGGGLVSVKATAKGRILGVSIDESLIKADEKGILEDLVAAAFNDARDKADAVSNEEMSKMTGGMGLPAGFKLPF from the coding sequence ATGAAATCTATGGAAGAAATGATCAAAGCCGCGCAGGAAGCTGCGCAGACCGTGCAAACACAGATGGAGGAAGCCCAGTCGAAGCTCGACAGCATTGAGGTCGAGGGCAAGTCCGGTGGCGGCCTTGTTTCCGTCAAAGCAACCGCGAAAGGCCGAATATTGGGTGTCAGCATCGATGAAAGCCTTATTAAAGCTGATGAAAAAGGCATTTTGGAAGATCTGGTCGCCGCAGCGTTTAACGACGCCCGTGATAAGGCGGACGCGGTAAGCAACGAAGAAATGAGCAAAATGACAGGCGGCATGGGCTTGCCAGCGGGCTTTAAGCTACCCTTTTAG
- the lon gene encoding endopeptidase La has protein sequence MSQSESTSATNPEAKSLPLLPLRDIVVFPNMIVPLFVGRDKSVVALEKAMDSNKEIFLVAQLDPAEDDPVRDQLYDLGVVATVLQLLKLPDGTVRVLVEGKQRAKHLTLDEQDDGFVLATVDLIEEKSVEGPEAAALMRSVVEQFENYSKLNKKMPAETVVQLGEIEEASRLADAVAANINVKVADKQSLLIESDPVKRLEMAFAFMEGELGVLQVEKKIRGRVKRQMEKTQREYYLNEQMKAIQRELGDGEDGEGDEMSALGKKIEEMKLSKEAKTKANAEYKKLKGMQPMSAEATVVRNYLDVLLGLPWGKKSRLKKDIKQAEKVLDDDHFALEKVKERIIEYLAVQARTNKLKGPILCLVGPPGVGKTSLGRSIARATGREFVRQSLGGVRDEAEIRGHRRTYIGSLPGKIVSNLKKAGTSNPLFLLDEIDKLGQDFRGDPASALLEVLDPEQNDKFQDHYLEIDIDLSDIMFVTTANSLNLPQPLLDRMEIIRLEGYTEDEKVEIAKRHLIDKQIDAHGLKKGEFALQEDALRDLIRYYTREAGVRTLEREIAKLARKALRRILEGEYESVEITPETLSEYAGVRKYRHGVGEEENQVGAVTGLAWTEVGGELLTIESVTVSGKGQIKTTGKLGEVMTESVQAALSFVKARAPSYGIKPSIFGRKDIHIHLPEGAVPKDGPSAGVGLVTAIVSTLTGIAVRRDVAMTGEVTLRGRVLPIGGLKEKLLAALRGGITTVLIPAENEKDLVEIPDNITSSLKIIPVKHVDEVLAEALAEKVEPIEWSDADELASHATAPVADEAGSSAARH, from the coding sequence ATGTCCCAGTCCGAGTCCACATCTGCCACCAACCCAGAAGCGAAATCGCTGCCTTTGCTGCCGCTGCGTGATATTGTGGTTTTTCCCAATATGATCGTGCCGCTTTTCGTCGGACGCGACAAATCTGTGGTGGCTTTGGAAAAGGCCATGGACAGCAACAAGGAAATTTTCCTCGTGGCGCAGCTGGATCCCGCTGAAGATGATCCGGTTCGCGATCAGCTTTATGATCTAGGTGTGGTTGCGACGGTGCTGCAGCTGTTAAAGCTGCCCGATGGCACAGTACGAGTACTTGTTGAAGGCAAGCAACGCGCGAAGCATTTGACTTTGGACGAACAAGATGACGGTTTTGTGCTGGCGACCGTAGATCTGATCGAAGAAAAATCGGTTGAGGGGCCAGAGGCGGCCGCGTTGATGCGCTCTGTTGTTGAGCAGTTTGAGAATTACTCCAAACTCAATAAAAAAATGCCGGCCGAAACGGTCGTGCAACTGGGCGAGATTGAGGAAGCATCGCGTCTCGCCGACGCCGTAGCAGCCAATATCAATGTGAAAGTGGCTGACAAGCAAAGCCTGTTAATCGAAAGCGATCCAGTCAAGCGATTGGAAATGGCCTTTGCCTTCATGGAAGGTGAACTTGGCGTTCTGCAAGTCGAAAAGAAAATCCGCGGACGCGTCAAGCGCCAGATGGAGAAAACCCAGCGCGAATATTATCTGAATGAACAGATGAAGGCGATTCAGCGCGAGCTGGGAGACGGCGAAGACGGTGAGGGCGACGAAATGTCGGCGCTGGGTAAAAAAATTGAGGAGATGAAGCTCTCCAAAGAAGCCAAGACCAAAGCCAATGCCGAATATAAGAAGCTCAAGGGCATGCAGCCCATGTCGGCGGAAGCGACGGTTGTACGCAACTATCTCGACGTCTTGTTGGGGCTGCCCTGGGGCAAGAAATCCCGCTTAAAGAAGGACATCAAGCAAGCCGAAAAGGTACTTGATGATGATCACTTCGCGCTGGAGAAAGTGAAAGAGCGGATTATCGAATATCTCGCGGTTCAGGCGCGGACCAACAAGCTGAAAGGCCCAATTTTATGCCTCGTTGGCCCACCCGGTGTTGGTAAAACCTCGCTGGGCCGGTCGATTGCGCGGGCAACCGGGCGGGAATTCGTACGGCAGTCGCTTGGCGGCGTACGCGATGAAGCGGAAATCCGCGGTCATCGCCGGACCTATATCGGTTCGCTGCCCGGCAAGATTGTGTCCAATCTGAAAAAAGCCGGCACATCCAATCCGTTGTTCCTACTCGACGAGATTGACAAGCTTGGTCAGGATTTCAGGGGTGACCCGGCATCGGCGCTATTGGAAGTGCTGGACCCTGAGCAAAATGATAAGTTCCAGGATCATTATCTGGAAATAGATATAGATTTGTCGGACATCATGTTTGTCACGACCGCTAACTCCCTGAATCTTCCGCAACCGTTGCTCGACCGGATGGAGATCATCCGGCTTGAAGGCTATACGGAAGACGAAAAGGTGGAAATCGCCAAACGCCATTTGATCGACAAACAAATTGATGCGCATGGCCTGAAAAAGGGCGAATTTGCGCTACAAGAAGACGCTTTGCGTGACCTGATCCGCTATTATACGCGCGAAGCTGGTGTGCGGACGTTGGAACGCGAAATTGCCAAGCTGGCCCGTAAAGCGCTTCGCCGGATCCTTGAAGGTGAGTATGAAAGCGTTGAAATTACGCCAGAAACGCTCTCTGAATATGCCGGGGTGCGCAAATATCGCCACGGTGTTGGTGAAGAAGAGAACCAGGTAGGCGCTGTAACCGGTTTGGCCTGGACCGAAGTGGGCGGTGAACTGCTGACTATTGAATCAGTGACGGTGTCCGGCAAGGGCCAGATCAAGACAACTGGTAAACTGGGCGAAGTAATGACTGAGTCGGTTCAAGCCGCTCTGTCATTCGTGAAGGCTCGCGCGCCATCTTATGGCATCAAACCGAGCATTTTTGGTCGTAAGGATATTCATATCCACTTGCCGGAAGGTGCCGTCCCGAAAGATGGTCCTTCGGCGGGTGTTGGACTGGTAACCGCTATTGTCTCCACGTTGACGGGTATTGCTGTTCGCCGGGATGTTGCGATGACTGGCGAAGTGACATTGCGCGGACGTGTTCTGCCTATTGGTGGCTTGAAAGAGAAGCTTCTTGCCGCTTTGCGTGGGGGCATCACGACGGTTTTAATCCCTGCAGAAAACGAGAAGGATCTGGTCGAAATTCCGGACAACATCACATCTTCGCTGAAAATCATACCGGTCAAGCATGTGGATGAGGTGCTCGCTGAGGCGCTCGCGGAAAAGGTTGAACCAATCGAGTGGAGTGATGCCGACGAGCTGGCCAGCCATGCCACGGCTCCTGTTGCGGATGAAGCAGGCTCTTCTGCAGCAAGGCATTAA